The following proteins come from a genomic window of Desulfurellaceae bacterium:
- a CDS encoding DUF1329 domain-containing protein has translation MGRKKVLATINVATNPEAGGPHLWVPNKARWEVRDSHVLLIDPKSEDHPYSHKIVFIDAETYWTLWMVAFDRQDDQLLRLGQHFLKYSESYAHETAMQAPYL, from the coding sequence CTGGGGCGCAAGAAGGTGTTGGCGACGATCAATGTAGCCACCAACCCCGAGGCCGGTGGTCCCCACCTGTGGGTGCCCAACAAGGCGCGCTGGGAGGTGCGCGACTCCCACGTCCTGCTGATCGACCCCAAGAGCGAGGATCATCCCTACAGCCACAAGATCGTGTTTATCGACGCCGAAACCTACTGGACCTTGTGGATGGTGGCCTTTGACCGCCAGGACGACCAGCTGCTGCGGCTGGGTCAGCACTTTCTGAAGTACTCGGAGAGTTATGCCCACGAGACGGCCATGCAGGCACCCTATCTC
- a CDS encoding DUF1329 domain-containing protein: AAARAAEDQSYQAMVNWLEHHREAPPTFEPGQTLGLHDREALEPFIPQSAWEYYFFDDMEMQIAATGEYPPPPEWGQNVVPGYFLDEQGVLVDFKGGGFPFPDIAPDDPQIAVKVIWNMLWRPGTDDYVMPMVAWSRSEHGQLDREFEFTSVNAKYARGANCLVPGYEEVRSKMLMEFRSPRDMTGAKNLSITYVDHYKEDSGWMYLPSERKPRRTLASERTSEMMGMDLIPEDMMGSGPTWGARRCWRRSM; this comes from the coding sequence GCTGCGGCCCGTGCCGCCGAAGACCAGAGCTATCAAGCGATGGTGAACTGGCTCGAACACCACCGGGAAGCCCCGCCGACGTTCGAGCCCGGCCAAACCCTGGGCCTGCACGACCGGGAGGCCCTCGAACCCTTCATCCCCCAGTCGGCCTGGGAGTATTACTTCTTTGACGACATGGAGATGCAGATTGCCGCAACGGGCGAGTATCCGCCGCCACCCGAGTGGGGCCAAAACGTCGTGCCCGGCTACTTTCTGGATGAGCAGGGGGTACTGGTCGATTTCAAGGGCGGCGGGTTCCCGTTTCCCGATATCGCCCCCGATGACCCCCAGATTGCGGTCAAGGTCATCTGGAACATGCTGTGGCGGCCGGGGACCGACGACTATGTGATGCCGATGGTCGCGTGGTCGCGTAGCGAACACGGCCAGCTGGATCGCGAATTCGAGTTTACCTCGGTCAACGCCAAATATGCACGTGGTGCAAACTGCCTGGTGCCAGGCTATGAAGAGGTGCGCAGCAAGATGTTGATGGAGTTCCGCTCCCCCCGCGATATGACCGGCGCCAAGAACCTGTCCATCACCTACGTCGATCACTACAAAGAGGACAGTGGCTGGATGTATTTGCCCTCCGAGCGCAAACCGCGCCGTACTCTGGCCTCAGAGCGGACCAGCGAGATGATGGGCATGGATCTGATCCCGGAAGACATGATGGGTTCTGGACCTACCTGGGGCGCAAGAAGGTGTTGGCGACGATCAATGTAG